One genomic segment of Vicinamibacterales bacterium includes these proteins:
- a CDS encoding phosphatidate cytidylyltransferase, with protein sequence MTRLLSGVVLIAVTLALIWFLSPIAMLGVALVVAALAFTEYEKIVDAIGARVPFWTTLLATLLACAMVPFQWVDIESVLAAALLLIALNVLISDRVGTPILADTAAALLAPVYLGLPLGSLVGVHAMAGREAVLLLIATVAVSDTAQYYSGRAFGRTPLAPVRSPKKTREGALGGFIAAPIFLAVAGSYWLPVASPIWLAALGAGIVMAGIIGDLFESMLKRAAEMKDSGSLIPGHGGVLDRIDALLFAAPVFYFFLRAL encoded by the coding sequence ATGACCCGTTTACTGAGCGGCGTGGTCCTGATCGCCGTGACGCTGGCCCTGATCTGGTTCCTCAGCCCCATTGCCATGCTGGGCGTCGCCCTCGTGGTGGCGGCGCTGGCCTTCACCGAGTACGAGAAGATCGTCGATGCCATCGGCGCCAGGGTGCCGTTCTGGACCACCCTGCTGGCCACGCTGCTGGCCTGCGCGATGGTGCCGTTCCAGTGGGTGGACATCGAGTCGGTGCTCGCCGCCGCGCTTCTTCTCATCGCCCTCAACGTGTTGATCTCGGATCGCGTCGGGACGCCGATCCTGGCCGATACCGCGGCGGCGCTGCTGGCGCCGGTCTATCTCGGCCTGCCCCTCGGATCGCTGGTCGGCGTGCACGCCATGGCGGGACGCGAGGCGGTGCTGTTGCTGATTGCGACGGTGGCGGTCAGCGACACCGCGCAGTACTACTCGGGCCGCGCCTTCGGCCGCACGCCGCTGGCGCCGGTGCGCAGCCCGAAGAAGACCCGCGAGGGCGCGCTGGGCGGCTTCATCGCGGCGCCGATCTTCCTGGCCGTGGCCGGTTCGTACTGGCTGCCCGTCGCCTCGCCGATCTGGCTGGCCGCGCTCGGCGCCGGCATCGTCATGGCCGGCATCATCGGCGACCTGTTCGAGTCGATGCTGAAGCGGGCCGCCGAGATGAAAGACAGCGGCTCGCTGATCCCCGGACACGGCGGCGTGCTCGATCGCATCGACGCCCTGCTGTTTGCCGCGCCGGTGTTCT